One Polyangiaceae bacterium DNA window includes the following coding sequences:
- a CDS encoding phosphatase PAP2 family protein, whose translation MRIKEIVLASLGLVAASWINSSEAFAQDTVPTIVDRDPNWGIVSDVSLAIGASTVFLMPRVYYSDPESTVGWKGRWHFSHFAPMMTMAAATLLVDGPIKNALQLPRPGCEGVDPRVAGPGSNCETYGGPSTHAFASWGAFGVGTGIFLVDTIKYSKGRFHAGSFIGNVVVPLAAGVMTSVSRSVNGSGVQFESDQQVLAGTFIGMGSGLLVGVAYSLLQRPSCGYGNAIFCW comes from the coding sequence ATGCGCATCAAGGAGATCGTACTGGCCAGCTTGGGCCTCGTCGCTGCTTCGTGGATAAACTCCAGCGAGGCGTTTGCTCAAGACACCGTCCCCACGATTGTGGATCGCGATCCCAACTGGGGAATCGTGAGCGACGTCAGTCTCGCGATCGGCGCATCGACGGTGTTTCTGATGCCGCGCGTTTACTACAGCGATCCCGAGTCGACGGTCGGCTGGAAGGGACGTTGGCACTTCTCACATTTCGCGCCGATGATGACGATGGCTGCTGCAACGCTGCTCGTCGACGGACCCATCAAGAACGCGCTGCAATTGCCGCGACCAGGCTGCGAGGGCGTCGATCCTCGCGTCGCCGGGCCGGGTTCGAACTGCGAAACCTACGGCGGCCCGTCGACGCACGCCTTCGCCTCATGGGGCGCATTCGGTGTCGGCACGGGCATATTCCTCGTCGACACCATCAAGTACTCGAAGGGCCGCTTCCACGCTGGCTCGTTCATCGGCAACGTGGTCGTGCCTCTCGCTGCCGGCGTCATGACGTCCGTCAGTCGAAGCGTCAACGGCAGTGGCGTTCAGTTCGAGTCGGACCAGCAGGTCCTCGCCGGAACCTTCATCGGCATGGGCAGCGGCCTTCTCGTCGGCGTCGCTTACTCGCTCCTCCAGCGCCCCTCCTGCGGCTACGGCAACGCCATCTTCTGCTGGTAG